The following proteins are co-located in the Desulfoscipio sp. XC116 genome:
- a CDS encoding RNA polymerase sigma factor SigX, translating into MKGKRGGWPAIFPSQMEKGALSHISYQEIYNRYYPAVCRQLTYMLGSRAVAEEITQETFLKLYCTPPREYQNIGGWLSKVATNLAYNYLRSEKSRLRREEKTGSHGLTVVSSEEKALQNEEASLVRFTLQALPERDKLCLLMKHSGFSYDEIAAAIDAKKTSVGTIIARAQAKFKKIYLEQKGCDA; encoded by the coding sequence ATGAAAGGAAAACGGGGGGGGTGGCCGGCCATTTTCCCGTCTCAAATGGAAAAGGGTGCATTGTCCCATATATCTTATCAAGAAATATATAACCGCTATTATCCGGCTGTATGTCGCCAGCTTACTTATATGCTGGGCAGTCGGGCAGTGGCGGAGGAGATTACTCAAGAAACCTTCCTGAAGCTGTACTGCACTCCGCCTCGGGAATATCAAAACATTGGGGGGTGGCTTTCCAAGGTGGCTACCAACCTTGCATACAATTACCTGCGCAGCGAAAAAAGCCGCCTGCGCAGAGAGGAAAAGACCGGAAGCCACGGATTAACGGTGGTTTCCAGTGAAGAGAAAGCACTTCAAAATGAAGAAGCCAGCCTGGTACGTTTTACATTACAAGCTCTGCCGGAAAGGGACAAATTATGTTTACTAATGAAGCACTCCGGTTTTAGTTACGATGAAATAGCAGCAGCCATTGATGCAAAAAAAACTTCGGTAGGTACCATTATCGCCCGAGCCCAGGCCAAATTCAAAAAAATTTACCTGGAACAGAAAGGATGTGACGCTTAA
- a CDS encoding zf-HC2 domain-containing protein: MCYEEGILQAYMDCELSSEQRREITRHLGQCAKCRSVLEELKSNNLFVEFCMEQCLADMPDNCTAAKVRLNNDRLSTRLRNIISKRLERSLNAMKFYKKTMATAAMAAILFTAFSFPAVRSMAGEFLTVFRMEKVQTINVSPGEIRQLEKAVSEGAGNVNIENFGKVEVSGKQETIPVTLAQAADAVDFAVKLPQPAGYEGPDLQKVTGSTANLTLDVANVNSLLQALGSTKLLPESLDGQTFTMHMPTAIVANYRSDSDKLMVIQARSPEMKAPAGVDVLSIRDALLNVPALPENLRSQLLAVDDWQHTILIPNMDGTSKDVIVNGTQGVFMDGSDQADNSMAMSFLIWQKSGVIYTLSGTNLNEESAVAIAGQMK, translated from the coding sequence ATGTGTTATGAAGAAGGCATCCTTCAGGCTTATATGGACTGTGAATTAAGCAGCGAACAGAGACGCGAGATAACCCGACACCTGGGGCAATGTGCAAAATGCCGCAGCGTTTTGGAGGAATTAAAATCCAATAACTTATTTGTTGAATTTTGCATGGAACAATGCCTTGCTGACATGCCGGATAACTGTACCGCAGCCAAAGTTCGATTAAACAATGACCGCTTATCAACCAGGCTGCGCAATATTATATCAAAGAGATTGGAAAGGAGTTTAAATGCCATGAAATTTTACAAAAAAACTATGGCCACTGCGGCAATGGCTGCTATATTGTTCACCGCCTTTAGCTTTCCGGCTGTGCGCAGTATGGCCGGTGAATTTCTAACTGTATTTAGAATGGAAAAGGTGCAGACGATTAATGTCAGCCCCGGGGAAATAAGACAATTAGAAAAAGCTGTTAGCGAAGGAGCCGGCAATGTTAATATTGAAAACTTCGGTAAGGTTGAAGTATCCGGCAAACAAGAAACAATTCCGGTAACTTTGGCTCAGGCGGCAGACGCTGTGGACTTTGCCGTAAAACTGCCCCAACCGGCAGGCTATGAAGGGCCGGATCTGCAAAAGGTAACCGGCAGCACGGCGAACCTTACTCTTGACGTGGCTAATGTAAACAGCCTGTTACAGGCTCTTGGCAGCACAAAATTACTGCCGGAAAGCTTGGACGGGCAAACCTTTACCATGCATATGCCCACCGCCATAGTGGCCAATTACCGCTCGGACAGTGATAAGTTAATGGTTATCCAGGCTAGAAGCCCTGAAATGAAGGCCCCTGCCGGGGTGGATGTATTATCCATTAGAGATGCCCTTTTAAATGTGCCTGCCCTGCCGGAGAATCTGCGCAGCCAATTGCTGGCGGTGGATGACTGGCAGCACACCATATTGATTCCAAATATGGACGGTACATCAAAGGATGTTATCGTTAACGGAACGCAGGGTGTTTTTATGGATGGCAGTGATCAAGCGGATAATTCTATGGCCATGAGCTTTTTAATCTGGCAGAAAAGCGGCGTAATATATACCCTATCGGGCACAAACTTAAATGAAGAGTCCGCTGTTGCCATTGCGGGGCAAATGAAATAA
- a CDS encoding response regulator — MGSDCMDILVVDDQPGVRYLLDIVIKEVGHRVHTAQNGLEAVEMVRALRPNLVFMDVRMPLMGGLEALNKIKKMFPDTQVVIMTAYGSDDTIFEAQKLGALSCMAKPFDVENVKQFLEEFTRIEIVRKTCRANIV; from the coding sequence ATGGGCTCAGATTGCATGGATATACTGGTGGTTGATGATCAGCCAGGGGTTCGTTACCTGTTGGATATTGTCATTAAGGAGGTTGGCCACCGGGTACATACCGCTCAAAATGGTCTTGAAGCAGTGGAAATGGTACGGGCTTTAAGGCCGAATCTTGTTTTTATGGATGTGCGTATGCCTTTGATGGGCGGCTTGGAGGCGCTGAACAAAATAAAAAAAATGTTTCCGGATACCCAGGTGGTTATTATGACCGCATACGGTTCTGACGATACCATATTCGAGGCTCAGAAACTGGGTGCACTCAGCTGCATGGCCAAGCCGTTCGATGTTGAAAATGTAAAGCAATTTTTAGAAGAGTTCACCCGCATAGAAATAGTAAGGAAGACATGCCGGGCTAATATAGTTTAA
- a CDS encoding ribbon-helix-helix protein, CopG family: MAQVKRIMISLPDYLLSEIDCIAAAEKQNRSEFVREAMKLYLAERRRRVLREQMKKGYVEMATINLALAIEQYRLESEVAPAFDESVAGGKR, translated from the coding sequence GTGGCACAAGTAAAGCGTATCATGATCAGCCTGCCGGATTATTTGCTTTCCGAGATAGATTGCATTGCAGCCGCTGAAAAGCAAAACCGGAGCGAATTTGTCCGGGAGGCCATGAAGCTTTACCTAGCCGAGCGAAGACGTCGTGTATTAAGAGAGCAGATGAAAAAAGGTTACGTGGAAATGGCCACTATAAATCTGGCCCTGGCTATTGAACAGTACAGACTGGAATCCGAAGTGGCGCCGGCATTTGACGAGTCTGTGGCGGGAGGCAAGCGATAA
- a CDS encoding SulP family inorganic anion transporter, which translates to MQGVLKYFPFIETITTYKKAYFKFDIIAALTVAVVALPQSMAYAIIAGVDPVYGLYSAIVLSILGSLFGNSNHLATGPTNAISLLIASNMSVYAGKPNFYEMLLMLTFLAGAIQFLMGVLKMGKLVNYVSHSVIVGFTAGAGVIIALGQFNQLLGISLAKGGHSTVDKVAATFAHIDQLNYYALGLGLLTIVVSVLSKKINKSLPGALLGLVICVIIVMTCGLEARGIKLTGDIPSAIPPFGMLSFDLQAMGALFNGALVIAIIGLVEAVSISKAISAQSGQKLDSNQEFIGQGVANMGGAFFSCIAGSGSFTRSAITFQNGAVTRLAGVLAGVAVMVILIFFAPFARYIPNAALAGVIMVVAYSMVDKEAVKKVFKSNKNDAAVMLVTFLTTILAPELEYAIYTGILISLLLFLKENGRATVRLFSVLDSNSNRFAESEVSNLSGQAIQSPISIIQLEGNLFFGNSSDLEEKLNQAYGQAGIYIIRFKSVTQLDITSMEVIENFINKVHKQGHKVLLCGIRPKLEEALRKCHITGHVGENNVFIAKSEVFNSLRSSLLQAEAMLRGIILPQVYAAAHPEAADMRTQQTGPNLKLYDNKAAVGATPFKKVVGWMERFLQEPFYQAELFKAELLPKI; encoded by the coding sequence TTGCAAGGGGTATTAAAGTATTTTCCTTTTATTGAAACGATTACTACATACAAAAAAGCATATTTTAAGTTCGATATAATTGCCGCGCTAACAGTAGCCGTGGTGGCTTTGCCTCAGTCTATGGCCTATGCCATTATTGCGGGCGTGGATCCGGTTTACGGATTATATTCAGCTATAGTACTATCTATACTGGGTTCGCTGTTTGGTAATTCCAATCACTTGGCCACCGGTCCCACCAACGCCATATCACTGCTTATTGCCAGCAATATGAGTGTTTACGCGGGTAAACCCAATTTTTATGAAATGCTGCTCATGCTTACATTTCTGGCCGGGGCTATTCAATTTTTAATGGGTGTACTCAAGATGGGTAAGCTGGTCAACTATGTCTCCCATTCTGTTATTGTGGGTTTTACCGCCGGAGCCGGGGTGATTATTGCTTTGGGGCAGTTTAACCAGCTGTTGGGAATATCCTTGGCCAAAGGAGGGCATTCCACAGTTGATAAGGTGGCTGCCACATTTGCCCATATTGATCAGCTTAACTATTACGCACTGGGATTGGGACTTCTAACTATTGTAGTTTCAGTGCTATCCAAAAAAATTAATAAAAGCTTGCCGGGCGCCTTGCTGGGTCTGGTAATATGTGTCATTATTGTTATGACTTGTGGTCTAGAGGCCCGGGGTATTAAGCTAACCGGGGATATTCCCTCGGCGATACCTCCCTTCGGCATGTTAAGTTTTGATTTGCAGGCTATGGGAGCTTTGTTTAACGGCGCACTGGTCATTGCCATCATTGGCTTGGTGGAGGCCGTATCCATATCCAAGGCGATTTCCGCTCAGTCGGGGCAAAAATTAGATTCCAACCAGGAATTTATCGGCCAGGGCGTTGCCAACATGGGGGGCGCTTTCTTTAGTTGTATTGCAGGATCCGGCTCATTTACACGTTCGGCCATTACTTTTCAAAACGGTGCCGTAACCAGATTGGCCGGTGTACTGGCGGGTGTCGCAGTCATGGTGATACTGATCTTTTTTGCGCCTTTTGCCAGGTATATTCCCAACGCGGCACTGGCCGGTGTAATCATGGTAGTAGCTTATTCAATGGTGGACAAAGAAGCCGTCAAAAAGGTATTTAAATCCAATAAAAATGACGCTGCCGTAATGCTGGTCACTTTTCTAACCACCATACTGGCCCCGGAATTGGAATACGCCATTTATACAGGCATATTAATTTCCTTGTTGCTGTTCCTTAAAGAAAACGGCCGTGCTACCGTCAGATTGTTTTCTGTTTTGGACAGCAATAGCAACCGGTTTGCCGAATCCGAAGTGTCAAATTTGTCCGGTCAAGCTATTCAATCTCCTATTTCCATAATCCAGCTGGAAGGCAATTTATTTTTTGGCAATTCTTCAGACTTGGAAGAAAAACTTAATCAGGCCTATGGCCAGGCGGGGATATATATTATAAGATTTAAAAGTGTTACCCAGCTTGATATTACTTCCATGGAAGTCATTGAAAACTTTATTAACAAGGTGCATAAACAGGGTCATAAGGTGTTATTATGCGGCATTAGACCAAAGCTTGAAGAAGCGCTGAGAAAATGCCATATTACCGGTCATGTGGGAGAAAATAATGTTTTTATAGCAAAAAGTGAAGTATTTAATTCATTGCGCAGCTCATTGCTTCAGGCTGAAGCCATGCTGCGCGGTATTATACTGCCTCAGGTTTACGCCGCCGCTCATCCGGAGGCGGCTGATATGCGTACCCAACAAACCGGTCCGAATCTTAAGCTATATGATAATAAAGCCGCGGTGGGAGCGACACCATTTAAAAAAGTAGTAGGCTGGATGGAAAGATTTCTCCAGGAACCTTTCTATCAGGCAGAGCTGTTTAAAGCTGAATTACTGCCCAAGATATAG
- the tsaE gene encoding tRNA (adenosine(37)-N6)-threonylcarbamoyltransferase complex ATPase subunit type 1 TsaE translates to MIALETHSAEETGGFGIIMGNLLQAGDVITLNGDLGAGKTCLAAGVARGLGITERVTSPTFTLINEYDGHLPLYHLDVYRLANPEELEDLGYEEYFYGSGVTVIEWARQVEQYLPDERLDIYIEKQTGDDNYRVLKLMPQGSRYNKLVKELIHHVCAGN, encoded by the coding sequence TTGATAGCGCTGGAAACACATTCTGCCGAAGAAACCGGCGGTTTTGGTATTATAATGGGAAACCTGCTGCAAGCGGGGGACGTTATTACCTTGAATGGAGATTTGGGGGCCGGTAAAACTTGTTTGGCTGCCGGTGTGGCCAGGGGACTGGGCATCACCGAGCGGGTTACCAGTCCCACATTTACACTGATTAACGAGTATGACGGTCATCTGCCGTTATACCACCTGGATGTTTACCGGCTGGCCAACCCCGAAGAGTTGGAGGACCTGGGATATGAAGAATACTTTTACGGCTCCGGTGTAACCGTGATCGAGTGGGCCCGTCAAGTTGAGCAGTACTTGCCTGACGAACGATTGGATATTTATATTGAAAAGCAAACTGGTGATGATAACTACAGAGTATTAAAATTAATGCCCCAAGGCAGCCGATACAATAAACTGGTGAAGGAGTTAATACATCATGTTTGTGCTGGGAATTGA
- the tsaB gene encoding tRNA (adenosine(37)-N6)-threonylcarbamoyltransferase complex dimerization subunit type 1 TsaB produces MFVLGIEAATPVAAVAVVAEGKILAERMVNNRRTHSVNLLPMVRDTLSDAAINKEQLSGIAVSSGPGSFTGLRIGMSTARTLAQVLSLPLADVPTLDALAYPLSGHAGLVCPILNARKNEVYAALYNNTSTGQECLVPARATGLPELLKLLEGFKERVTFIGDGVAEYGGLLKAQMGSNACLAPICASFPRGAAVAELGLRLLQAGKACDPLTLLPHYIRESEAEIKWRERCRTNG; encoded by the coding sequence ATGTTTGTGCTGGGAATTGAAGCAGCTACTCCGGTGGCTGCTGTGGCGGTAGTCGCGGAAGGGAAAATTTTAGCTGAACGAATGGTAAACAACCGCCGTACCCACTCGGTAAACTTGCTGCCTATGGTAAGGGACACACTGTCTGATGCGGCCATAAACAAGGAGCAGCTGTCGGGTATAGCCGTTTCCTCCGGACCGGGATCTTTTACCGGACTGCGTATTGGTATGAGCACAGCCCGCACGCTGGCCCAGGTATTAAGTCTTCCTTTAGCCGACGTGCCAACATTAGATGCGCTAGCCTATCCGCTAAGCGGCCATGCCGGGCTTGTTTGTCCTATTCTTAATGCACGGAAGAACGAAGTTTATGCAGCCTTATACAATAACACCAGCACCGGACAAGAATGTTTGGTGCCCGCCAGAGCCACAGGACTGCCGGAGTTACTAAAATTACTGGAGGGATTTAAGGAACGGGTAACCTTTATAGGGGATGGCGTTGCAGAATATGGCGGCTTATTAAAGGCTCAAATGGGTTCAAACGCCTGCCTGGCGCCGATCTGTGCATCTTTTCCCAGAGGCGCGGCGGTAGCGGAATTAGGTCTTCGGCTGTTGCAAGCAGGTAAGGCTTGCGACCCGCTGACATTGCTGCCTCATTATATACGGGAATCGGAAGCGGAAATTAAATGGCGGGAAAGGTGCCGGACTAATGGGTAG
- the ilvN gene encoding acetolactate synthase small subunit: protein MTHTLAVLVINKPGVLARIAGLLSRRVFNIESIAAGYTEEPDITRITIVVKGDERELEQVIHQLSKLVDVIKITKLEGCDAIERELALIKVQADPEKRRDVVDIVEIFRANIVDVGKETMVIQIIGDEQKISAFTHVLEHQGIVEMVRTGKIALSRQPQAAKDEK, encoded by the coding sequence ATGACACATACTCTGGCGGTGCTCGTTATAAACAAGCCGGGCGTGTTGGCCCGAATCGCAGGATTATTAAGCCGGCGAGTATTCAATATTGAAAGTATTGCCGCCGGTTATACCGAGGAACCTGATATTACCAGAATTACTATTGTAGTTAAAGGGGACGAGCGCGAACTGGAACAGGTTATCCACCAACTTTCCAAATTGGTAGACGTAATCAAGATTACTAAACTGGAGGGCTGCGATGCTATTGAAAGAGAGTTGGCCCTGATAAAGGTGCAGGCGGATCCTGAAAAACGTCGTGATGTTGTGGATATAGTTGAAATATTCCGCGCTAATATTGTGGATGTGGGCAAAGAAACGATGGTTATTCAGATTATCGGCGATGAACAGAAAATCAGTGCCTTTACCCATGTTCTGGAGCACCAGGGGATAGTTGAAATGGTGCGTACCGGTAAAATTGCCCTCTCTCGACAACCCCAGGCAGCAAAGGATGAAAAATAA
- a CDS encoding ABC transporter ATP-binding protein, which translates to MDLAIETVNLTKHYGKKTGCVDICLRVPRGQIFGFLGPNGAGKSTLVKTLMGLLFPTSGEARLLGKPLGNTVVRRKIGFLPENFRYHDWLTCKQLLDFHASLYGMSSTDKIRCIPQVIEKVGLAGQENQKIRTYSKGMQQRAGLACALLPDPDLLFLDEPTSALDPLGRRDVREILLELRASGKTIFLNSHLLSEVEMICDTVAFINKGMVIRQGTLDELRPAEINVELKLEGLTTDQIKMLLNGIARSLTIDRDIVLASVDREEDVPLLAEAVVRSGGRLYELNRRRSSLEEMFISMAQEGEKNAGDY; encoded by the coding sequence TTGGATTTGGCCATTGAAACTGTCAATTTAACTAAGCATTATGGCAAAAAGACGGGTTGTGTTGATATTTGCCTCCGGGTTCCCCGGGGGCAAATCTTCGGCTTTTTAGGTCCCAACGGAGCGGGTAAAAGCACCCTGGTGAAAACATTAATGGGACTGCTTTTCCCCACTTCAGGAGAGGCCCGACTGCTGGGCAAACCACTGGGGAATACCGTAGTGCGGAGAAAAATCGGTTTTTTGCCCGAAAACTTTCGCTATCATGACTGGCTTACCTGCAAGCAGTTGCTGGATTTTCATGCCTCACTTTACGGCATGAGCAGTACAGACAAAATCCGTTGTATACCGCAGGTTATCGAAAAAGTGGGACTGGCCGGGCAAGAAAACCAGAAGATACGCACCTATAGCAAGGGTATGCAGCAAAGGGCCGGGTTGGCCTGCGCGTTGCTGCCCGATCCCGATTTATTGTTTTTGGATGAGCCGACTTCCGCGCTTGACCCGCTGGGACGCCGCGATGTGCGGGAGATACTGTTGGAACTGCGGGCAAGCGGCAAGACTATTTTTTTAAACAGCCACTTGCTCAGCGAGGTAGAAATGATCTGCGATACAGTAGCCTTTATTAATAAGGGCATGGTCATTCGTCAAGGGACTTTGGATGAACTAAGGCCCGCTGAAATTAATGTGGAATTAAAATTAGAGGGCCTGACCACCGACCAAATAAAGATGCTGCTAAACGGCATAGCACGCTCTCTAACCATTGATAGAGATATTGTTTTAGCTTCGGTGGACCGGGAAGAAGATGTACCGCTACTGGCGGAAGCGGTTGTCCGGAGCGGTGGCAGGTTGTATGAATTAAACCGCCGGCGTTCTTCCTTGGAGGAAATGTTTATCAGTATGGCACAGGAAGGTGAAAAAAATGCTGGCGATTATTAA
- a CDS encoding amidohydrolase — protein MQAIINGEIWTMHGLRLSRGAVLIKNGKIIAVGKNITIPSGSDIYDAAGMIVMPGFIDAHTHLGILEEVFEEGDDLNEITDPVTPHLRAIDAINPMDIGFQDALAAGITTVVTGPGSANVLGGEMVAMKTCGTVVDDMIISSPAGLKAALGENPKRVYGPKKKTPITRMASAALLRDALARGQQYLERQTRMLRGEADPPDLDLKMESIAKVLRREIPLRVHAHRADDIMTALRIGNEFNLRLVIEHCTEGHLIAERLAAAGVPVVVGPVLINRSKVELMGRSLKTAAVLASHGVSFAIMTDHPVVPIQYLPISAGLTTRGGLTEEQALAAITIGAARVLGLENRIGSIAPGKDGDIIVLSGHPFYIGTVVNRVYINGNIIDVNKLL, from the coding sequence ATGCAGGCTATTATTAACGGTGAAATTTGGACAATGCACGGTCTACGCTTGTCACGGGGTGCCGTCCTTATTAAAAACGGGAAAATAATCGCCGTGGGGAAAAACATCACTATTCCTTCCGGTTCCGATATATACGATGCAGCGGGCATGATTGTCATGCCCGGTTTTATTGATGCACATACGCACTTAGGCATACTGGAAGAGGTATTCGAAGAGGGGGACGATCTAAATGAGATCACCGACCCCGTCACGCCCCACCTGCGGGCCATAGATGCCATCAACCCCATGGATATTGGTTTTCAAGACGCACTGGCGGCCGGCATAACCACCGTGGTTACCGGTCCGGGCAGCGCCAACGTGCTGGGCGGGGAAATGGTGGCTATGAAAACCTGCGGTACGGTAGTGGACGATATGATAATTTCCAGTCCGGCAGGTCTGAAGGCCGCGCTGGGGGAAAACCCCAAGCGCGTATACGGCCCAAAGAAAAAAACGCCTATAACAAGAATGGCTTCAGCCGCGTTATTACGGGATGCGCTGGCACGTGGCCAACAGTATCTCGAAAGACAGACCCGTATGCTTCGGGGAGAGGCGGATCCTCCGGACCTGGACTTGAAGATGGAGTCTATAGCGAAGGTGTTGCGTCGGGAAATACCTTTGCGGGTGCATGCCCACCGAGCGGACGATATCATGACCGCACTACGCATTGGTAATGAGTTTAACCTGCGCCTGGTTATTGAGCATTGCACTGAAGGTCATCTCATTGCGGAAAGGCTGGCCGCGGCAGGTGTGCCGGTCGTGGTTGGCCCGGTTCTTATTAACCGTTCCAAGGTGGAGCTTATGGGGCGCTCGCTAAAAACCGCAGCGGTATTGGCCAGCCACGGAGTAAGCTTTGCTATTATGACCGATCACCCAGTGGTACCTATACAATACTTGCCTATTTCCGCCGGGCTGACCACTCGGGGAGGGCTGACCGAGGAACAGGCACTGGCAGCTATTACCATCGGTGCGGCCAGAGTGCTGGGATTGGAAAACCGTATCGGCAGCATTGCGCCCGGAAAAGATGGAGATATAATAGTATTAAGCGGTCACCCATTTTATATAGGAACTGTTGTAAATAGGGTTTATATTAATGGAAATATAATCGATGTAAATAAATTATTGTAA
- a CDS encoding type II toxin-antitoxin system PemK/MazF family toxin, with translation MQIRRGEIYYADLSPVVGSEQGGTRPVLILQNDIGNQYSPTTIVAAITSQISKAKLPTHVELPAEKDGLGKNSVILLEQIRTIDKSRLLEKVTSLQSETMAKINQAVEISLGLVDI, from the coding sequence ATGCAAATACGCCGTGGTGAAATTTATTACGCCGATCTCAGCCCGGTAGTGGGGTCGGAACAGGGAGGTACGCGACCGGTACTAATACTGCAAAATGACATTGGCAACCAGTACAGTCCGACCACTATAGTTGCCGCTATTACCTCTCAAATATCCAAGGCTAAACTGCCTACTCATGTGGAACTACCAGCCGAAAAAGACGGGTTGGGCAAGAATTCAGTAATTTTGCTGGAACAGATACGCACCATCGACAAAAGCAGGCTACTGGAAAAAGTAACTTCACTGCAAAGTGAAACGATGGCCAAAATAAATCAGGCAGTAGAAATAAGCTTGGGGCTTGTGGATATCTAA
- the rimI gene encoding ribosomal protein S18-alanine N-acetyltransferase: MGRNAAGSENITFGQMHVNHLNQVVQIENVSFPTPWTKNAFDYELRVNDFAHYIVALTDIQTVVGYAGMWIVLDEAHVTNIAVHGDYRGRGLGTALMLQLVQKAISFGVQRMTLEVRPSNLPARVLYSRLGFEEYGFRKNYYADTKEDAIIMWKNDLSRIP; this comes from the coding sequence ATGGGTAGAAATGCGGCAGGCTCGGAAAACATAACCTTTGGCCAAATGCACGTTAACCACCTGAATCAGGTAGTACAAATAGAGAACGTTTCTTTTCCCACACCCTGGACTAAGAATGCTTTCGATTATGAGCTGCGCGTTAATGATTTTGCTCATTACATTGTCGCTCTGACGGATATTCAAACCGTGGTTGGTTATGCAGGCATGTGGATAGTTCTGGATGAGGCCCATGTTACCAATATTGCAGTCCATGGAGATTACCGTGGACGTGGGCTGGGCACTGCGTTAATGCTTCAATTGGTACAAAAAGCCATATCATTTGGCGTACAACGCATGACCTTAGAAGTACGCCCTTCCAATTTACCGGCCCGGGTATTATATAGCCGTCTGGGTTTTGAGGAATATGGATTTAGAAAAAACTATTATGCGGACACCAAGGAAGACGCCATTATCATGTGGAAAAATGATTTAAGCCGCATACCTTAA
- a CDS encoding gamma-glutamyl-gamma-aminobutyrate hydrolase family protein produces MYPLIGITCSYDEDTQKFTISKDYKRAIQAAGGMPLFIPHYDDENTGALLSRIDGVLLAGGGDIDPYYYGEEPLPSNGYIDPLRDNFEILLARLALERNVPILGICKGMQVLNVAAGGSVCQDISLVIDRPLQHMQRAPRWHATHNINLVEGSYLHHIIKMDAVRVNSFHHQMIDGLGKNLVISALAGDNVVEAIEYAKEDKFALGVQFHPENMFFRNMHIFNIFTAFIEACTRFLSSKNSLFLKEKK; encoded by the coding sequence ATGTACCCGCTAATAGGTATCACATGCAGTTATGATGAGGATACCCAAAAATTTACCATTAGCAAGGACTATAAGCGCGCCATCCAGGCAGCCGGAGGTATGCCGCTTTTTATACCCCACTATGATGATGAAAATACCGGCGCTTTATTGAGCAGGATCGACGGCGTACTGCTCGCAGGCGGGGGGGATATTGACCCTTATTATTATGGGGAGGAGCCTTTACCGTCAAACGGCTATATAGACCCATTGCGGGACAATTTTGAAATACTGCTGGCCCGGCTGGCTTTGGAGCGGAATGTGCCGATTTTAGGCATTTGCAAAGGTATGCAAGTGCTTAACGTGGCAGCCGGAGGAAGCGTCTGTCAAGATATCAGCCTGGTGATCGACCGTCCCCTGCAGCACATGCAGCGGGCACCGCGTTGGCATGCCACCCACAACATAAACCTGGTCGAGGGTTCGTATCTGCATCATATAATAAAAATGGACGCTGTTAGGGTTAATTCTTTCCATCACCAAATGATTGACGGGTTAGGCAAAAATTTAGTAATATCTGCGCTGGCCGGGGATAATGTGGTTGAAGCCATTGAATACGCGAAAGAAGATAAATTTGCGTTAGGTGTGCAATTTCATCCCGAAAATATGTTTTTTAGAAATATGCACATCTTTAATATATTTACTGCATTTATTGAAGCATGCACTCGTTTTTTGTCGAGCAAAAACTCCCTATTCTTAAAGGAAAAAAAATAG